From a region of the Castanea sativa cultivar Marrone di Chiusa Pesio chromosome 10, ASM4071231v1 genome:
- the LOC142612185 gene encoding uncharacterized protein LOC142612185 produces MGMGDFNCILNEDVQIGSCKGSTSTTNYLKELMFNLSFIDLGYSGNKFTCAKGKWGNASIKRRLDKGVASISWRLAYPKATISHLSDINSNHAPILLDTCPTDSFAHRPFHFEAVWLRDKGCRLVIEDAFSREVFGSDFVKLYKKQAATREALHKWNKEVFRRCQDRINKLLQKIKEIQSRQPTQANEVAKQSMQTELSEWLIRSEVL; encoded by the coding sequence ATGGGTATGGGAGATTTCAACTGTATTTTGAATGAAGATGTGCAAATTGGGAGTTGTAAAGGTAGTACATCGACCACAAATTACCTCAAGGAGCTGATGTTCAATCTCAGTTTTATCGATCTTGGATACTCTGGGAATAAGTTCACTTGTGCCAAAGGTAAATGGGGTAATGCCTCGATTAAAAGAAGACTGGATAAAGGAGTGGCCAGCATTTCTTGGAGGTTGGCATATCCAAAGGCAACCATCTCGCACCTTAGTGATATCAATTCTAACCATGCCCCAATCCTATTGGATACTTGCCCAACTGATAGCTTTGCTCATAGACCATTTCATTTTGAGGCAGTATGGCTAAGAGATAAGGGTTGTAGACTTGTGATTGAAGATGCATTTAGTAGGGAAGTTTTTGGGTCAGACTTTGTAAAGTTGTATAAAAAACAAGCTGCTACAAGGGAGGCACTACACAAGTGGAATAAAGAGGTATTCAGACGCTGCCAGGACAGAATAAATAAGCTacttcaaaaaatcaaagaaatacaGAGTAGGCAGCCAACTCAGGCAAATGAAGTAGCAAAGCAATCCATGCAAACAGAACTATCTGAGTGGTTGATAAGAAGCGAAGTCCTTTAG